A region from the Stygiolobus caldivivus genome encodes:
- a CDS encoding RNA-guided endonuclease InsQ/TnpB family protein, which produces MQRTVKLRVKVSYETYKKLKEVEEEYTEILGDAIEYGLWNNTTSFTKIKAGIYKAERERHKGLPSHYIYTACEDASERLDSFEKMKKRGRAYTDKPTIRRVTVHLDDHVWKFSLDKITIVTKHGRVSLSPLFPKIFWRYYNSGWSVASEARFKLLKGNVIELYIVFKKDEPKPYTPQGYIPVDLNENAISLLVHGKPVLLETMTKKTTLGYEYRRRKITTGKSTKDRETRRKLRKLRERDKKVDVRRKLARLVVMEAFESRSVIILEDLPKRAPEHMVKDVRDSQLRLRIYRSAFSSMKNAIIEKAREFGVPVILVNPAYTSSTCPVHGCNVLYPPNGSTALRVGRCEKGGELWHRDVVALYNLLKRAGHVSPVPLGSKEPHDPPTVKLGRWLRAKPLHSIMNEDKMIEMRV; this is translated from the coding sequence ATGCAGAGGACGGTAAAGCTGAGGGTTAAAGTGAGTTACGAGACCTACAAGAAGCTGAAAGAGGTTGAGGAGGAGTACACGGAGATATTAGGTGATGCGATAGAGTACGGGTTGTGGAACAACACTACCTCGTTCACTAAGATCAAAGCGGGTATATACAAAGCGGAGAGGGAGAGACATAAGGGCTTACCGTCACATTACATCTACACGGCTTGTGAAGACGCCAGTGAAAGGTTGGACAGCTTTGAGAAAATGAAAAAGAGGGGTAGGGCTTATACCGATAAGCCGACGATAAGGAGGGTCACAGTACACTTAGATGACCACGTGTGGAAGTTCAGCCTTGATAAAATAACGATAGTTACAAAACACGGTAGGGTTTCCCTATCCCCGCTCTTCCCTAAAATATTCTGGAGGTACTACAATAGTGGTTGGAGTGTTGCAAGTGAGGCTAGGTTTAAGCTCTTAAAGGGTAACGTAATAGAACTCTACATCGTCTTTAAGAAGGATGAACCAAAGCCATACACTCCTCAGGGCTACATTCCAGTGGACTTAAATGAAAACGCTATATCACTCCTAGTTCACGGGAAACCAGTACTTTTAGAGACTATGACGAAGAAGACCACTCTCGGTTATGAGTATAGGAGGAGGAAAATTACTACTGGTAAGTCTACTAAGGACAGGGAAACTAGGAGGAAGTTAAGGAAGTTAAGGGAGAGGGATAAGAAGGTGGACGTCAGGAGGAAGTTGGCTAGGCTGGTCGTTATGGAGGCTTTTGAAAGCAGGAGTGTTATAATCTTGGAGGACTTACCTAAGAGAGCTCCAGAGCACATGGTTAAGGACGTGAGGGACTCTCAACTTAGGTTGAGAATTTACCGTTCCGCATTTTCTTCCATGAAGAACGCTATTATCGAGAAGGCTAGGGAGTTCGGTGTTCCAGTGATTTTGGTCAACCCAGCATATACTTCTTCCACATGCCCAGTACACGGCTGTAATGTTCTCTACCCACCCAATGGGAGCACTGCTCTAAGGGTGGGTAGGTGTGAGAAAGGAGGTGAGCTGTGGCACAGGGACGTAGTAGCTCTGTATAACCTCTTGAAGAGAGCTGGACATGTGAGCCCCGTGCCGTTGGGCTCGAAGGAGCCCCATGACCCGCCTACCGTAAAATTAGGTAGGTGGCTGAGGGCTAAGCCCCTACACTCGATCATGAATGAAGATAAAATGATTGAAATGAGAGTGTAG